The sequence CGGGTTATCTGCCTGGAAGAACTGGCCCGCCACTGTGCCGGTCTGGCGATTACGGTGATGGCCCATCAACTGTGCATGGGCGGTGTCATGAACTATGGCACAGAAGAGCAAAAGCAAAAGTATTTGCCTGATCTGGCCAGGGGCAGAAAAATCGGGGCGCTGTCACTGACGGAAGCTACCGGCGGCTCTAATTTCATGGGACAGACGGCTAATGGGGAATGGAAAGACGGTCAGTGGGTGCTCAATGGCCGTAAGTGTTTTATCACCAATGCCCACCTTGCCGATCTTGACCTGTGGACGGTTGTTACCGGGAAAAATGCCAAAGGCCGGCCTGAACTGAGTGCCTTCCTGATTGACCGGGGAACGCCGGGGCATACGCCGGGAAGAGCCGAACACAAACTGGGCATGCGCTCGTCTAACACCGGTGATGTAAGCTGCGTCAATGTCCGGGTGGATGCTTCCCAAATGCTCGAGCAACGGGGCAAAGGTGCCAAAGTGGCACTGAGCACCATTCAGGAAGTAGGCCGTGCCGGCATGAGTGCTATTAATCTGGGGATTCTGCGTGGCTGCCTGGAGGAAGCGGTCCGGTTCTCCAATGAGCGGATTATCTATGGTAAGCCGCTGCACCACATGACCAATATCCAGTTTGCCCTGGCGGAAAACCGGCTGGATTATGAAACGGCCCGTTTGCTGACCTATCGGGCTGCGTCAATGAAGGACAAAGGCGTCCCTTGTTCCGCCGAGTTTGCCATGGCCAAATATGCGGCTACCGAAGGAGCAATCCGGGCGGCAAAACGGACGATTGATCTCATGGGCGGTTATGGCGTGATTAATGAATATCCCGTAGGGAGATATTTAAGAGACGCCCTGGCCGGTTCGACTGCCGGCGGGACTTCAGATGTTCTGAAAGTGGTCATTGCCGGTGAAACGGTGAAACAGTAGTTCCCTGGAAGCTTAATTTATATCAGGCATAAGGAGAGATTGTTATGGGACTAAACATAGCGGTGTGTATCAAATCGGTACCCGATCCGGCTTATTACGATAAGATCAGCATTGATCCTAAGACGAAAACTATTACCCGTAAAGGAATTCCGGCCATTATCAGCCCGGGAGATAAGCACGCTTTGGAAGCGGCTCTGCAGCTAAAGGATCAATATGGCGGTACAGTTACCGTCATTGGCATGGCGCCGCCGGAAGCGAAAAGGGAATTGTTCGAAGCACTGGCCATGGGGGCCGATGAAGCCGTGCTCTTAAGCGACCGGGCTTTTGCCGGTGCCGACACGTTGGCCACTTCGTACACTCTGGCTCAGGGGCTAAAAAGAAATGGCGACTTTGATCTGGTGCTGACCGGTACGGAAAGTGCCGATGGCGCCACCTCGCAGGTACCTGCTCAGTTGGCCGAGTGTCTGGGAATACCGCATTTGTGGAACGTGAAGGAGTTTGCCCTGACGGAGCAGCGCAAAATTCAGGCTAAAGTCAAACTGGAGGCGGCTACCGGCGAATACCTCATCACCTTGCCGGCGTTACTGGCCGTTTCACGGGAAGTCAATAAACCCCGTTATACCACCGCTTTTGGCATCGTCAAAGCCAAGGGGAAAAAATTGACCGTTATTGACAACCGGGAACTGCAGGCTGATGCGAAAAAAATCGGTCAGCAAGGTTCACCGACCTGGCCGGGCGATATTTTCATCGCTTCCCTGTCGCGCAAGGGCCAGGCCCTGACCGGCACGCCGGAAGAAATCGCGGCCAACCTGATCGAAAAAATACGTGCGGCCGGTATTACTCCGGTTGTTGCTAAGGAGGCGTAAGAAATGAAGCAGAGCTATAAGCGGGAAGATTACCGCGGCATATGGGTTATCGCCGAACAGGACGGTGACCGCATCAGCCGGGTGAGCTTGGAGCTGTTAACTAAGGCCAGAGAGTTAAAAGAGCAAGGAAAGCTTGCTGAACCGGTGACTGCCGTGCTGTTAGGAACTAACCTGGCGGACTTTCCGGCCAAGCTGGCGGAAGCCGGAGCGGAAGCTGTTATTTTAGTAGATCATGCCGCGCTGCGTTATTTCCGGAATGAAGCCTATGCGCTCATCATTAAAGAACTTGTGGAAGAAAGAAAACCGTCGGTGATTCTCATGGGCGCTACGGCAGCCGGTTCGGATCTGGCTCCTACGGTGGGAGCTAAATTGTGGACTGGGGTGGCTGCCCACTGCGTGGATTTGAAATTAAATGACCAAGGCAATCTGGTGGCTGTGGTACCGGCCTTTGGCGGCAAAGTACTGGGCGATATTTTATGTCCCGAACTCCGGCCGCAGATGGCAACTGTCCGTCCCGGCATTTTGGGCAAAGCGCTTTGTTTCCCTCATGACCACTATCAAGTGGAGCATCATGATCCTGCCGCTGCCTTGGTTAAGGACAAAGGGCTGGTACAAGCGATTGGTGTCAGCTATGAACCGGTGCAGGGCGTACCTTTGGAGGAAGCGGAAGTTGTGGTGGCCGGCGGCTTTGGCGCAGCCACCGAAGAAAACTGGCAGTTGGTTGAAACGCTGGCCGGCGTGCTGGGCGGCGCCGTGGGGTGCACCAGACCGCCCCTGGATGAAGGCTGGGCCAGAGACTATCAGATGATCGGCACCAGCGGCAAATCGGTGCGTCCCAAAGTGTATATCGGTGTGGGGATTTCCGGTGCCACCCATCATGTCTGCGGGATGAAAGATGCCGGGCTGATCATTTCTATCAATAAAGATGAGAAGGCTCCTATTTTTGAAGTATCCGACATTCGCGTTACCGCCGATGTGGCAACTATTTTACCGCTGGTCATTGAAGGACTGCAGAAAAATAGCCAGGATGAGGTCTGCCGTCTGGCATAAGGCCGGCTAAGGAGGGGAAAAGACGTGCAGTTTGAGCTGAGCAAGGAACAAGAAGCATGGCGCCGGTTGAGTCAGGAGTTTGCTGTGAAATATATTGCGCCTACCGTGCAGGAACGGGATGAGGCGGAGGAATTTTCCCGCTCGTTGTATGATGAGTTGGGACTGCTGGGGCTTACCGGGATTTGTTTCCCGGAAAAGTATGGCGGTCGCGGCGGCGATTGTCTCAGTTATATCCTGGCAGCGGAAGAGCTGGCCAAGGTGGATGACAGCCTGGCGGTGTCGCTTTCAGCTTCCGTTATGCTCTGTCAATGGCCGCTTTACCAATATGGCACGGAAGACCAAAAGGAACGGTATCTGAAACCGCTGGTGGAAGGAAGGCGGCTGGGGGCTTTTGCGCTGACCGAACCGCAGGCAGGTACTGATGCGGCCGGGCAGCAGACCACAGCCACCCGCCAGGGCGACGGCTACCGGCTGCGGGGCAATAAGATTTTCATTACCAATGGCGGTGAGGCGGAAACCTATGTCGTATTCGCCATGACCGATAAAAGCAAGGGAATCAAAGGAATCAGCGCTTTTATTCTGGAAAAGGGCATGCCTGGCTTTATCTTTGGTAAAACCGAGCGGAAGCTGGGCATCCGCAGTTCGGTGACCAGGGAATTGATTTTCCAGGATGTCTATGTACCCGGAGAGAATTTGCTGGGAGCCGAAGGGCAGGGCTTTAAGATCGCCATGACGACGCTGGATGGCGGACGCATCAGCGTGGCGGCTCAGGCTCTGGGGATTGCCCAGGCCGCGCTGGATTATGCGCTGGCCTATGCCAAGCAAAGAGAGCAGTTTGGCAAACCGGTCGTTGCCAATCAGGGAATTTCCTTCTTATTGGCCGATATGGCGACAAGAGTGGAGGCGGCGCGGCTGCTTACTTATCAGGCGGCGGCCGCCAGAGACTTGGGGAAGTCCTGCGCCAAGGAGGCGGCGATGGCTAAGCTGTTTGCCTCCGATATTGCTATGGCGGTAGCTACCGATGCAGTGCAGATTTTTGGCGGCTATGGCTATCGGCGGGAATTTCCGGTGGAACGTCTGCTGCGCGATGCCAAAATCACCCAGATATTTGAGGGAACCAACCAGGTGCAGCGAATGGTTATTGCCGGTGCATTGCTGAAAGATTGAAAGTACGACTTAATTATAAAACATACGTAAGGAGAGGATTTAAATGGAAGGAACTATAGACATTTTGATGGCGAAGGCCAAGGCGGCGCAGAGCGCCATTGAGGATTACACGCAGGAAGAGATCGATCAATTGGTAAGGGTCATTGGCCAGGTGGTCTATGACAATGCCGAAATGCTGGCGAGAGAGGCGGTAGATGAAACCGGTATGGGTGTCTATGAAGACAAAGTAGCCAAATGCCGGGGTAAATCGCAAACTATCTGGCACAACCTGAAGGATAAGAAATCAGTAGGCATTATTAAAGAGGAACCGGAAAAAGGTTTGCTTTATGTGGCGAAGCCTAAAGGCGTTATTGCTGCGATTACTCCAACCACCAACCCGGTTGTTACGCCTATGTGCAATGCCATGTTTGCCTTAAAGGGCCGGAATGTTATCATCGTGGCACCCCATCCCCGCTCGAAAAAATGTTCCGCTCATACGGTGAATTTAATGCGGAACGAGCTGAAAAAACTGGGTGCTCCGGAAGATTTGATCCAGGTGATTGAGGAGCCGACGATGGAGTTGACCCAGGAATTAATGAAGGCTGCCGACGTAGTGGTTGCTACCGGCGGTATGGGTCTGGTCAAAGCTGCTTATGCCAGCGGTAAACCGGCCTACGGCGTGGGCGCCGGCAATGTGCAGGTTATCGTCGATCGCGGTTATGATTATGATCAGGCGGCTAAGGATATTATTGCGGGCCGTAAATTTGACAATGGGATTATTTGCTCCGGCGAACAATGCATTATTGCGCCGAAGGAAGATCATGTAGCTGTCATGGCCGCTTTTGAACGCAACGGCGCTTACTATATTCAGGATGAATCCACCGTTGATAAGTTTAGAAAAATCATGTTCCCCGAAGGAAAAATCAATTCGGCGCTGGTCGGCAAGTCGGTGCAGTACATTGCTGATGCTGCCGGAGTCAGCGTGCCGGAAAATACGAAGATTATCGTTTTGAAACCGCAGGGACGGGGTACGGCAGATTTATTATGCAAGGAAAAAATGTTCCCCATTATGATTACCCTCCCCTACGATACCTTTGAAGAAGCGGTTGAAATCGCCAACACCAATCTGCTTTATGAGGGAGCCGGTCATACGGCAGCCATTCATTCCCATAATGAAGAGCATATCCGCCAGGCCGGAGCTGTGCTGCCGATCAGCCGCCTGGTAGTCAATCAACCGTCTTCCACCGGTGCCGGCGGCAGCTTCTACAACGGCTTTAACCCGACGACTACCCTGGGTTGCGGTTCGTGGGGCAATAACAGCATCTCTGAAAACCTGAACTATGAACATTTGATTAATGTATCCCGCATCGGCTTTTTCATGAAAGATACTACCATTCCCACGGCCAAAGAAATCTGGGGCTAAGTCAGGAATTTGCTGATTTAGTAAGCATACCGGCACGACGAGAGATTTTTTCGCCTGACAAGGAAGAAAAACAGCAGGAGTCTCATCGCTTTTTAAGTTTTTTCTGACAAAGTCAGGCGGAAAAGATCCGCGTGATGCATCTGCGAATAAATCAACGGTTTCCTAAATAAAACAGGAGGTTGATAAATATGGTACCTTTTAGACTGGTTCCCCGTATCGCATTGCATTCGAGCTTTGCGGAATTTATTAAGGAATTTCAGCTTAATGGCGAGGACTTAATTGTTACTAACGAATTTATTCAGACCGGAGTGAAACCGGCCGATTTGGCGGCCCGGGTTGTTTTTCAGGAACGGTTTGGTACAGGCGAACCTTCCAATGTGATGATGGACAGTATTTTTCAGGAAGCGCGCCGTCAGCCTTATAAACGGGTCATAGCCGTAGGCGGCGGTACGGTCATCGATGTGGCTAAGTTGTTGGCTTTGGGCGGCAACGGCAGCACGGTGGATTATTTTGAAGGGCGCATCCCGGTGGAAAAAGCCAGGGAACTGATTATTATCCCGACAACCTGCGGGACCGGCAGCGAAGTAACCAACATTGCCATTATGGAGATCAAAGAACAGAAGACAAAAAAAGGGCTGGCGACAGATGCGATTTTTGCCGACTATGCTGTTCTAATTCCGGAACTCTTAGCGAGCCTGCCTTATCAGGTATTTGCTACCAGCTCGATCGACGCCCTGATTCACGCGACGGAATCCTTTGTGGCACCGGGATCAAATCCTCTGACCGAATTATATGCCATACAGGCCATTGCCATGATTTTGCAGGGTTATAAGACCATTGCTGCGGAAGGGAAGGACTCTCGGCGGGAGCTTATGGGAGACTTCCTGCTGGCCAGCACTTATGCCGGCATCGCCTTTGGCAATACCGGGGTTGGGGCGGTGCATGCCCTGTCTTATCCGCTGGGCGGCGTATATCACGTGCCGCATGGCGAAGCCAATCAGCAGATGTTTACCACCATCTTCCGGGCCTATAAAGAAATCAAGGCGCAGGGGAAAATCGAAGCGTTGGAAGAAATTCTGGCGCACAATCTAGGCGTCTCGGTAAATGAAGTATGGCCGGCTTTTGACAGCCTGTTGGAGGCTATTCTCCCCAGAAAACCGCTCAAGGCATACGGTATGAAAGAAGAAGATATTGTGCTCTTTACCGACAGTGTCATAAAAAATCAGCAGCGGTTATTGAAAAACAATTATGTTTCCTTGTCCAGAGAGCAGATGATCGCCATTTACACCGAGTTGTACTAGATGCTGTTTAATGAACCTGTCGTTATGACGAATAAATTTTTCGCCTGACAAGGAAGTAAAGCCGCACAGGCTACTTCAAAGATTTTCTAACATGGCCTGACGAAAAAAGATCCGTCAGAACGTGCAGTGAGAATAAATATTTTTTACCCGGGGCGTGTCTTGAAACTAACGGAATGATCCAGATAAGAGACACGCCCGAAGGAACCACTGAAATAGACAAAAATAAGGAGGGTTTTACTATGGCGTTGAAAACACCGGAACAGTACGAGGAAAGTTTGCGCAAACTTAAGCTCAAGGTATATCTGCAGGGAGAATTGGTGGAAAACCCGGTAGATCATCCGATCATCCGGCCGTCGATGAATTCGGTGAAAAAAACCTACGAACTGGCCCAGAAGCCGGAATATGCCGATCTGATGACGGCTGTATCCCATTTGACGGGAGAAAAGGTCAACCGTTTTTGCCATTTGCATCAAAGTACCGGAGACCTGGTGAATAAAGTGAAGATGCAGCGTCTGCTGGGTCAGCAGACTGCAGCTTGCTTCCAGCGCTGTGTGGGCATGGACGCGATCAATGCCGTGGACAGTGTAACCTTTGAGATGGACCAAAAATTAGGCACTAACTATCATGAACGGTTTAATCAGTTCTTGTTGAAAATGCAGCAGGAGGACTGGACGGTTGACGGTGCCATGACCGATCCCAAGGGTGACCGGAGTCTGGCCCCCAGTAAACAGGCCGATCCCGATCTCTATGTTCATGTTGTGGAAAAGCGGCAGGATGGCATTGTGGTTCGCGGTGCCAAGGCGCATCAAACAGGCGCGATTAATTCCCACTGGATCTTGGTTATGCCGACCATCGCCATGGGCAAGGATGACGCCGAGTATGCGCTTTCCTTTGCTGCACCGGCTGATGCGGAAGGTATCTTTTATATCTATGGCCGCCAGTCCTGTGATACGCGGAAGCTGGAAGGCGGCAAGATTGATGTAGGCAACAGCGAATTTGGCGGCCATGAAGCACTGATGGTATTTGATGATGTGTTTGTTCCCTGGGAAAACGTGTTCATGTGTGGTGAAGCTGAATTTAGCGGTCTGTTGGTCGAGCGGTTTGCCGGTTACCACCGTCAAAGCTATGGCGGCTGTAAGGTTGGCGTAGGTGACGTCCTGATTGGGGCTGCCGCCGTGGCTGCCGAGTATAACGGCGCGGCTAAAGCTTCCCATGTGAAAGATAAGCTGATTGAAATGACCCATTTGAATGAGACCTTATATGCCTGCGGCATTGCCTGCTCGGCGGAAGGCCATAAAACGGCATCAGGCAATTATCTGATCAACCTGTTGCTGGCCAATGTCTGTAAGCAGAATGTTACCCGCTATCCTTACGAAATTGCCAGATTAGCCGAAGATATTGCCGGCGGTCTGATGGTTACCATGCCGTCGGAAAAAGATTTGCATAATCCTGAAATTGGCAAAGTAGTGGAGAAATACTTTAAGGGTGTGTCTGATGTGCCGATGGAGCAGCGGATGCGGATTTTGCGTCTGGTGGAAAACCTTACCCTGGGTACGGCGGCGGTCGGCTACCGGACGGAATCGATGCATGGAGCCGGTTCACCCCAGGCTCAGCGCATCATGATTGCCCGCCAGGGTAATCTGGAGCAGAAAAAACAACTGGCTAAAGCCATCGCGGGAATTACTCAGGACAAGGCTAACTGAGATGAGTGAGAACGCCCTGGAAGATAAGCTAAAGCAAGTTATGGATGAAAAAGTTCGTCCTTTATTGGCCGCACATCAAGGGGATATCCAGGTAGTGGATGTGAAAGCCGGCATCGTAACCGTAAGACTGACCGGGGCTTGTGCAACATGCCCCGGTTCCCGGTCTACAGTGGCCGATATAGTGGAAACACAGATAAAAGAAGCCCTGCCGGAAATAAAGAAGGTCGTGCTGGTGGAGCAGTCGGTTAGTTCTGAACTGATTGCCGAGGCCTTACGGCTGCTAAGACATGAACGGTGAGGGTGGGGGAAGAGGGGAAACAGTCATGAAAACCTGGCAGGAAACATATAAAAATAAAATTATGTCACCCCGGCAGGCGGTACAGGCGGTTAAAAACGGTGACCGGATTGTGGTCGGTCATGCCTGCGGCGAGCCGACAGTATTGGTCGAGGCGCTCACTGAACGGGCACCGGAATTGGCAAACGTGGAAATTGTTCACATGGTGGCGATGGGGGATGCTCCTTATGCCCGACCGGGCATGGAAGATAATTTCCGCCATAATGCTCTGTTTGTCGGAAAATCAACCAGAAAGGCTGTGGAAGAGCAGCGGGCCGACTATACTCCCTGCTTTTTTTCTGAGATACCGCGGCTGTTTAAAAATAATATTCTGCCGGTTGATGTCGTCTTACTGCAAGTAACGCCGCCTGATGCCGACGGCTATTGCAGCTACGGGATTTCCGCCGACTATACGGTAGCAGGAGCGGAATGCGCCAAAACGGTCATTGCTCAGGTTAACAGCCGGCTGCCCCGTACCGGTGGAGCCAAGCTTTCTGTTCGTGACATCGATATTCTGGTGCCGCAGGACGCGGAGCTGATTGAACTGCCGCCGCCGGTCATTGGCGAGGTGGAAAAAAGAATCGGTGAGCAAATTGCCAGTCTGGTACCGGATGGGGCGACACTGCAATTGGGTATTGGCGCGATTCCTGATGCTGTTTTACTGTTTCTGGGCAATAAGAAGGAGCTGGGCATCCATTCCGAAATGTTCTCCGACGGTGTCGTGGCGCTGGCGGAAGCCGGAGTGATCACCAACCGGCAAAAGACCCTTAATCCCGGAAAATTCATTGCCACCTTTCTGATGGGAACGAGAAAGCTCTATGATTTTGTGCATAACAATCCGGCGGTGGAACTCCACCCTGCCGATTATACCAATGATCCCTTTGTCATTGCCCAGCATGACCGGATGATCTCCATTAATTCCGCTTTGCAGGTAGATCTGATGGGCCAGGTCAATGCGGAGATGATCGGCAGCAGGCAGTTTAGCGGTATTGGCGGTCAGATTGACTTTATCCGCGGCGCCGGTCGTTCCAAACAGGGTATTTCGATTATTGCATTGCCGGCGACGGCTGCCGGCGGGAAAATATCCCGCATTGCCTGTGCGCTGGATGAGGGAGCTGCCGTATCCACTTCGCGTAATGATGTGCACTATGTTGTTACCGAATACGGCATGGCCGATTTGCGGGGAAAAACGCTCCGCCAACGGGCAGCGGCATTGATTGCCATTGCTCATCCGGATTTCCGGGCAGCATTAACGGAACAGGCAAAGCAGAAAAAGCTTCTTTAAGAAGAGGATTGAAAAGGCCGGTTGGCTGCCAACAGAACGAAGCCGTAAAGGAACCGCTGATTTAATGAGCCTGCCAGCCTGGCGAGAGATTTTCTCGGCTGGCAAGGAAGTAAAACCGCAGGAATAGCGGCCCCTATTTCAAGGTTTGGCTGACGCAGCCAGTCGGAAAAAGATCCGCCAATGGTTCGCCGACTTTGAAAGTACAAATTAATTTGCGGGAATTTTTTCGTAAGGCAAGGCGGAGGAGACGCACCTATCGAACATAGGTAAGTCGACGACAACGAGGCCTTGCGGAAAAAGGACCATAAAGGAATTGTATTTTCAGAGTTGGTGGACCACTAGCTGCGTGGTGTGAATAAATCAGTGGTTCCTGAAGGAGGAACAGGATGAAAAACAGTGCGTTAACCCGCTGCCATTATGTATCGGGGAAGAAAACAATCAGTGATATTGGCCGATATATTGCGCTTACCGGCAGAAAAGCCCTCGTTTTAGGAACGCAGAGCAATCTTGCCGCTATCAAGCCGTTACTGGCTGATAGCTGCCGGTTGCATCAAGTGGAGTTTGTCATGGAACGGTTTAATGGTCATGATTCCAGACAGGAAATTAACCGAATGGTTGCCCTGGCCATATGCAAGGTAAACGCCAGCATCATTGTTGCGATTGGCAACGGCAGGGTGGCAGCCATCGGCGAAGCGGTGGCTGGATTGGCTAAACTGCCTGTTATGGTGATTCCGGTGTCTGCTGTGACTGAAACCTTTTTTCCGGGAGAACTACCGGAACCGACTCAGTATGAACGAAGTTTTGGCTAATAAAAAAGTAAGGCGAGGATAATCTATGGCAAATATTAGTGAAGCTGTGAAGATTAGGCGGGAAGTCTTAAAAGAACTGGCTAAGAAGGCTTTTGACGGGACGCTGAAGGATACTGTACGGGATATATTGTATACAGTTGTGACCGATGATGGACCAAGACATCGTTGCTGTATCTACCGGGAGAGAAGTATTCTGGAGGAACGGGTTCATCTGGCGCTTAGCCAGCCGATGGATATTCCGCTGGAGCTTGCAGCGGCACAAGCTTTGCAGGGAAAAATAGCGAAAGGACCGGTTATGTCCATGCTGCCATCAGCCTGTGACCGCTGTCTGGCCGATAAGTTTATGGTCACTGATGCCTGCCGGAATTGCCTGGCTCATCATTGTATCGTCAGTTGTCCTAAAAATGCAATATTCACAGTACGGAACAGGGCTTATATTGACCGGGAGAAATGCTGCTCCTGCGGCAGATGCAAAACGGCCTGTTCGTACAGTGCGATTGTTGAAATCAAGCATCCCTGTGAACATGCCTGCGAGGTGCAGGCAATTACGGCGGCGCCGAATAAAAAGGCTGTCATTGATCATGAGAAATGTGTAGCCTGTGGTGCCTGCAAGACAGCCTGTCCCTTTGGAGCGATCGGTGACCGTTCGGTACTGGTGCAGGTTATTCGGACATTAAACAAACGGCGGACCTATGCCATGCTGGCTCCTTCCTTTGTCGGCCAGTTTGGTGTAAAGGTCACAGCCGCTCAGGTGGTTGCTGCTTTGCGTAAAGCCGGATTTTATGCCGTGGCCGAGGTGTCTGTCGGCGCCGACTGGGTGATTGCCCGCGAAGCGGCGGAATTTACCGAACAGGTGCCGGCAAGTAAACCATTTATGACCAGTTCCTGCTGTCCGGCTTTTGTGGGAATGATCAAAAAACATGCCAAAGAGTATGAAGAACATCTTTCGACAACCGTTTCGCCCATGGTGGCGTTGGCGAGGCTGCTCAAGGAAAAAGACCCGGAAGCTGTGACGGTGTTTATCGGACCTTGTATTGCTAAAAAAGCGGAAGCCCTTGCTTATCCGGCAGACGTCGATTTTGTATTGACCTTTGAGGAAGCGGAAGCCTTACTGACAGGAGCAGGCCTGCAGGCGGCAATGATGCCGGACGAAGCGATGGGCAGCCAGGCTACGGCAAGTGGCAATTTGTTTGCTATAGCCGGTGGTGTGGCTCAGGCGGTAGCCCAGGCGGTACAGGCACAGGACGGGGAGGTAACCGTAACAGCCTGCCAAAGCGAAGGCCTGGAAGCTTGCCAGGCTATGCTGAAGCAACTAAAAAAAGGTGAACTGACAGTTAATTTTATGGAAGGAATGGCCTGCAGCGGCGGCTGTTCCGGTGGCCCGGGAACGATGAATGATGTCCGGGTAACGCAGCGGCTGGTTAAAAACTTTTCACAGACGGCACGTTGCGGATCGTGAGGTTTGATACACAGACGG comes from Propionispora vibrioides and encodes:
- a CDS encoding aldehyde dehydrogenase family protein translates to MEGTIDILMAKAKAAQSAIEDYTQEEIDQLVRVIGQVVYDNAEMLAREAVDETGMGVYEDKVAKCRGKSQTIWHNLKDKKSVGIIKEEPEKGLLYVAKPKGVIAAITPTTNPVVTPMCNAMFALKGRNVIIVAPHPRSKKCSAHTVNLMRNELKKLGAPEDLIQVIEEPTMELTQELMKAADVVVATGGMGLVKAAYASGKPAYGVGAGNVQVIVDRGYDYDQAAKDIIAGRKFDNGIICSGEQCIIAPKEDHVAVMAAFERNGAYYIQDESTVDKFRKIMFPEGKINSALVGKSVQYIADAAGVSVPENTKIIVLKPQGRGTADLLCKEKMFPIMITLPYDTFEEAVEIANTNLLYEGAGHTAAIHSHNEEHIRQAGAVLPISRLVVNQPSSTGAGGSFYNGFNPTTTLGCGSWGNNSISENLNYEHLINVSRIGFFMKDTTIPTAKEIWG
- a CDS encoding acyl-CoA dehydrogenase family protein; the encoded protein is MQFELSKEQEAWRRLSQEFAVKYIAPTVQERDEAEEFSRSLYDELGLLGLTGICFPEKYGGRGGDCLSYILAAEELAKVDDSLAVSLSASVMLCQWPLYQYGTEDQKERYLKPLVEGRRLGAFALTEPQAGTDAAGQQTTATRQGDGYRLRGNKIFITNGGEAETYVVFAMTDKSKGIKGISAFILEKGMPGFIFGKTERKLGIRSSVTRELIFQDVYVPGENLLGAEGQGFKIAMTTLDGGRISVAAQALGIAQAALDYALAYAKQREQFGKPVVANQGISFLLADMATRVEAARLLTYQAAAARDLGKSCAKEAAMAKLFASDIAMAVATDAVQIFGGYGYRREFPVERLLRDAKITQIFEGTNQVQRMVIAGALLKD
- a CDS encoding NifU family protein, which encodes MSENALEDKLKQVMDEKVRPLLAAHQGDIQVVDVKAGIVTVRLTGACATCPGSRSTVADIVETQIKEALPEIKKVVLVEQSVSSELIAEALRLLRHER
- a CDS encoding electron transfer flavoprotein subunit beta/FixA family protein — translated: MGLNIAVCIKSVPDPAYYDKISIDPKTKTITRKGIPAIISPGDKHALEAALQLKDQYGGTVTVIGMAPPEAKRELFEALAMGADEAVLLSDRAFAGADTLATSYTLAQGLKRNGDFDLVLTGTESADGATSQVPAQLAECLGIPHLWNVKEFALTEQRKIQAKVKLEAATGEYLITLPALLAVSREVNKPRYTTAFGIVKAKGKKLTVIDNRELQADAKKIGQQGSPTWPGDIFIASLSRKGQALTGTPEEIAANLIEKIRAAGITPVVAKEA
- a CDS encoding electron transfer flavoprotein subunit alpha/FixB family protein; the protein is MKQSYKREDYRGIWVIAEQDGDRISRVSLELLTKARELKEQGKLAEPVTAVLLGTNLADFPAKLAEAGAEAVILVDHAALRYFRNEAYALIIKELVEERKPSVILMGATAAGSDLAPTVGAKLWTGVAAHCVDLKLNDQGNLVAVVPAFGGKVLGDILCPELRPQMATVRPGILGKALCFPHDHYQVEHHDPAAALVKDKGLVQAIGVSYEPVQGVPLEEAEVVVAGGFGAATEENWQLVETLAGVLGGAVGCTRPPLDEGWARDYQMIGTSGKSVRPKVYIGVGISGATHHVCGMKDAGLIISINKDEKAPIFEVSDIRVTADVATILPLVIEGLQKNSQDEVCRLA
- a CDS encoding 4-hydroxyphenylacetate 3-hydroxylase family protein, producing MALKTPEQYEESLRKLKLKVYLQGELVENPVDHPIIRPSMNSVKKTYELAQKPEYADLMTAVSHLTGEKVNRFCHLHQSTGDLVNKVKMQRLLGQQTAACFQRCVGMDAINAVDSVTFEMDQKLGTNYHERFNQFLLKMQQEDWTVDGAMTDPKGDRSLAPSKQADPDLYVHVVEKRQDGIVVRGAKAHQTGAINSHWILVMPTIAMGKDDAEYALSFAAPADAEGIFYIYGRQSCDTRKLEGGKIDVGNSEFGGHEALMVFDDVFVPWENVFMCGEAEFSGLLVERFAGYHRQSYGGCKVGVGDVLIGAAAVAAEYNGAAKASHVKDKLIEMTHLNETLYACGIACSAEGHKTASGNYLINLLLANVCKQNVTRYPYEIARLAEDIAGGLMVTMPSEKDLHNPEIGKVVEKYFKGVSDVPMEQRMRILRLVENLTLGTAAVGYRTESMHGAGSPQAQRIMIARQGNLEQKKQLAKAIAGITQDKAN
- a CDS encoding acyl-CoA dehydrogenase family protein, translated to MFTFTEEQEMLRRAVREFVEAEVAPKAQEWDEQDHCPAELFPLLGDMGIIGIFVPEAYGGVGLGYVERVICLEELARHCAGLAITVMAHQLCMGGVMNYGTEEQKQKYLPDLARGRKIGALSLTEATGGSNFMGQTANGEWKDGQWVLNGRKCFITNAHLADLDLWTVVTGKNAKGRPELSAFLIDRGTPGHTPGRAEHKLGMRSSNTGDVSCVNVRVDASQMLEQRGKGAKVALSTIQEVGRAGMSAINLGILRGCLEEAVRFSNERIIYGKPLHHMTNIQFALAENRLDYETARLLTYRAASMKDKGVPCSAEFAMAKYAATEGAIRAAKRTIDLMGGYGVINEYPVGRYLRDALAGSTAGGTSDVLKVVIAGETVKQ
- a CDS encoding 4-hydroxybutyrate dehydrogenase; the protein is MVPFRLVPRIALHSSFAEFIKEFQLNGEDLIVTNEFIQTGVKPADLAARVVFQERFGTGEPSNVMMDSIFQEARRQPYKRVIAVGGGTVIDVAKLLALGGNGSTVDYFEGRIPVEKARELIIIPTTCGTGSEVTNIAIMEIKEQKTKKGLATDAIFADYAVLIPELLASLPYQVFATSSIDALIHATESFVAPGSNPLTELYAIQAIAMILQGYKTIAAEGKDSRRELMGDFLLASTYAGIAFGNTGVGAVHALSYPLGGVYHVPHGEANQQMFTTIFRAYKEIKAQGKIEALEEILAHNLGVSVNEVWPAFDSLLEAILPRKPLKAYGMKEEDIVLFTDSVIKNQQRLLKNNYVSLSREQMIAIYTELY